The Alphaproteobacteria bacterium genome includes a window with the following:
- a CDS encoding GNAT family N-acetyltransferase → MTVTLLKATQGHVRGISRVYVDAWRATYAGLLPPKTLVGMDYDRQAVEWAYQIRHKSLHAPILVAYDDKSGVVGVTSFGRSRIEDRPARPPFTQVGITLGSGEVFTLYVHPDHQNRGIGAALIGGAFETLRERGLNQAYVWVLHDNPARYFYERMGGRFIATRRERLWGSDVAQAAYGWPDLAKTLALPGLVRSARLG, encoded by the coding sequence ATGACGGTCACGCTGCTCAAAGCCACGCAAGGACATGTCCGCGGTATTTCGCGGGTCTATGTCGATGCGTGGCGGGCGACCTATGCCGGGCTGCTGCCGCCCAAAACGCTGGTCGGCATGGATTACGACCGGCAGGCCGTCGAATGGGCCTACCAGATCCGCCACAAATCGCTGCATGCACCCATTCTCGTCGCCTATGACGACAAATCGGGCGTGGTCGGCGTGACGAGCTTCGGCCGCAGCCGCATCGAAGACCGGCCCGCGCGCCCGCCCTTCACGCAAGTCGGCATCACGCTCGGCTCGGGCGAGGTGTTCACGCTTTACGTGCATCCCGATCACCAGAACCGGGGGATCGGCGCGGCGTTGATCGGCGGCGCCTTCGAAACCTTGCGCGAACGCGGCCTCAACCAGGCTTATGTCTGGGTGCTGCACGACAATCCGGCGCGTTATTTCTACGAACGCATGGGCGGGCGCTTCATCGCCACGCGCCGCGAACGCCTGTGGGGCTCGGACGTGGCGCAAGCCGCCTATGGCTGGCCCGACCTCGCCAAAACCCTCGCTTTGCCGGGGCTTGTCCGCTCCGCCCGACTGGGATAA
- the guaA gene encoding glutamine-hydrolyzing GMP synthase — MTDKILILDFGSQVTQLIARRVRESGVYCEIHPFNTDESKLKAYGAKAIILSGGPASVTESHTPRAPGFVFEAGVPVLGICYGEQTMCAQLGGKVESSDHREFGKAFIAIERDCKLFDGIWPVGSREQVWMSHGDRVTALPDGFRVVATSEGAPYAAIANDEKRFYGVQFHPEVVHTPHGAALLKNFTHRVAGCSGDWTMAAFRRQAIERIRAQVGKGRVICGLSGGVDSSVAAVLIHEAIGDQLTCILVDHGLMREGEATQVVDLFRGHYNIPLVHRDASDMFLSRLEGVTDPETKRKLIGATFIEVFEEEAKKVGGADFLAQGTLYPDVIESVSFIGGPSVTIKSHHNVGGLPERMRMKLVEPLRELFKDEVRDLGRELGLPETLVGRHPFPGPGLAIRIPGAIDRDKLAILRKADLVYLEEIRRAGLYDAIWQAFAVLLPVKTVGVMGDSRSYDYVCALRAVTSTDGMTAESYPFDHAFLAATATRIINEVRGINRVVYDVTSKPPGTIEWE; from the coding sequence ATGACCGACAAAATCCTGATCCTCGATTTCGGCAGCCAAGTCACCCAGCTCATCGCGCGCCGCGTGCGCGAAAGCGGCGTTTACTGCGAAATCCATCCGTTCAATACCGACGAATCCAAGCTCAAGGCGTACGGCGCCAAGGCGATCATCCTGTCGGGCGGTCCCGCCTCGGTGACCGAAAGCCACACGCCGCGCGCGCCGGGCTTCGTGTTCGAAGCGGGCGTGCCCGTCCTCGGCATTTGCTACGGCGAGCAGACGATGTGCGCCCAGCTCGGCGGCAAGGTCGAAAGCTCCGACCATCGCGAATTCGGCAAGGCGTTCATCGCCATCGAACGCGATTGCAAATTGTTCGACGGCATCTGGCCCGTCGGCTCGCGCGAGCAAGTGTGGATGAGCCATGGCGACCGCGTGACGGCGCTGCCCGACGGTTTCCGCGTCGTCGCGACGTCCGAGGGCGCGCCCTATGCCGCCATCGCCAACGACGAGAAGCGTTTCTACGGCGTGCAGTTCCATCCCGAAGTCGTGCACACGCCGCATGGCGCTGCGTTGCTCAAGAATTTCACCCATCGCGTCGCCGGCTGCTCGGGCGATTGGACGATGGCCGCGTTCCGCCGTCAGGCGATCGAGCGCATCCGCGCCCAAGTCGGCAAGGGCCGGGTGATTTGCGGGTTGTCGGGCGGCGTGGATTCCTCCGTCGCCGCCGTGCTGATCCACGAAGCGATCGGCGATCAGCTCACCTGCATTCTGGTCGATCACGGTTTGATGCGCGAGGGAGAGGCCACGCAGGTCGTCGACCTGTTCCGCGGCCATTACAACATTCCGCTGGTGCACCGCGACGCCAGCGACATGTTCCTGTCGCGTCTCGAAGGTGTCACCGACCCCGAGACCAAGCGCAAGCTGATCGGCGCGACCTTCATCGAAGTGTTCGAGGAAGAGGCGAAGAAAGTCGGCGGGGCCGATTTCCTCGCCCAAGGCACGCTCTATCCCGACGTGATCGAAAGCGTGTCGTTCATCGGCGGGCCGTCGGTGACGATCAAATCGCATCATAATGTCGGCGGCTTGCCCGAGCGCATGCGCATGAAGCTCGTCGAGCCGCTGCGCGAACTCTTCAAGGACGAAGTGCGCGACCTCGGCCGCGAGCTTGGCTTGCCCGAAACGCTGGTCGGCCGCCACCCCTTCCCGGGGCCGGGCCTCGCGATCCGCATTCCCGGCGCCATCGACCGCGACAAGCTCGCGATCCTGCGCAAGGCCGATCTCGTCTATCTCGAGGAGATCCGCCGCGCGGGCCTCTACGACGCGATCTGGCAGGCCTTCGCGGTGCTGCTGCCGGTGAAGACCGTCGGCGTGATGGGCGATTCACGCTCCTACGATTATGTCTGCGCGCTGCGCGCGGTGACGTCGACCGACGGCATGACGGCGGAATCCTATCCCTTCGATCACGCGTTCCTGGCGGCGACGGCGACACGCATCATCAACGAAGTGCGCGGCATCAACCGCGTCGTCTACGACGTGACCTCGAAGCCACCCGGCACGATCGAGTGGGAGTGA
- a CDS encoding TetR/AcrR family transcriptional regulator yields MARRKTISDEAVLGKLLTALETAGPERLSFSKASSAVGLSAPTLVQRFGTREAMIEAVLLYAWDRLDAATAAADAKAPASPAGAISILLGLIPASRTEYALADGLLLLREDIRNPTLRKRGTAWGASLARALGRRLTTRTKHAERMGWQMASVWQGTLIWTAFKRDAAPRDAIRVALVDWCRSVGAM; encoded by the coding sequence ATGGCGAGACGCAAGACGATTTCGGATGAGGCGGTGCTCGGCAAACTTTTGACCGCGCTGGAAACGGCGGGGCCGGAAAGATTGTCGTTTTCCAAGGCATCGAGCGCCGTGGGGCTATCCGCCCCCACGCTGGTGCAGCGCTTCGGAACCCGCGAGGCGATGATCGAGGCCGTTCTGCTTTATGCTTGGGATCGCCTCGACGCGGCGACGGCGGCGGCCGATGCCAAAGCGCCGGCGAGCCCGGCCGGGGCCATCTCGATATTGCTGGGACTCATACCGGCCAGCCGGACGGAATATGCGCTGGCCGACGGGCTTCTGTTGCTGCGCGAAGATATCCGGAACCCCACACTTCGCAAGCGCGGTACCGCTTGGGGGGCTTCGCTCGCCAGGGCCTTGGGCCGGCGCCTTACGACGCGAACCAAGCATGCCGAGCGGATGGGATGGCAGATGGCCAGCGTCTGGCAGGGCACCCTTATCTGGACGGCATTCAAACGCGACGCCGCTCCGCGAGATGCGATCCGCGTCGCCTTGGTGGATTGGTGCCGAAGCGTCGGCGCGATGTGA
- a CDS encoding dihydrofolate reductase translates to MAKILGYIATSLDGFIATEQDSLDWLFAYNDMDLGAYDYRAFIKRIKTIVMGRGTYDFLAKDAAPWAYDAQRVLVVTSRPIADPKGKLETRSDVDALVAELRGLRDGDVWLVGGGRLQMAFIERSALDEIEIYVMPELIGGGRPLFPSAGVRTRLRLLQTNALDKGCVRLHYAFDHARPAAAAV, encoded by the coding sequence ATGGCCAAGATTCTGGGATACATCGCAACCAGCCTCGACGGCTTCATCGCCACCGAGCAGGACAGCCTCGATTGGCTTTTCGCGTACAACGATATGGATCTCGGCGCGTATGACTACCGCGCGTTCATCAAGCGCATAAAAACGATCGTCATGGGGCGCGGCACCTATGATTTCCTCGCCAAGGACGCCGCGCCCTGGGCCTATGACGCGCAGCGCGTGTTGGTCGTGACGTCGCGGCCCATTGCCGATCCGAAGGGGAAGTTGGAAACGCGAAGCGATGTCGATGCCCTCGTCGCGGAGTTGCGGGGACTGCGCGACGGCGATGTGTGGCTGGTCGGGGGCGGGCGGTTGCAGATGGCCTTCATCGAGCGATCGGCGCTGGACGAGATCGAGATTTACGTGATGCCCGAACTCATCGGCGGCGGGCGGCCGCTTTTCCCCTCGGCCGGCGTTCGAACGCGCCTGCGCTTGCTGCAGACGAATGCGCTGGACAAAGGTTGCGTCCGGCTTCACTACGCCTTCGATCACGCGCGCCCGGCGGCGGCCGCGGTATAA
- a CDS encoding YciI family protein: MRVMVLVKATAWSEQGFSPDAWTAEMMAAMGKFNDELRDAGILVMGEGLKPTSHAKRVAFDGAGRTVVDGPFANPNELVAGFWLWDVKDMDEAVAWVKRCPNPMKGPSEIEIRPLYEMSDLA; the protein is encoded by the coding sequence ATGCGCGTCATGGTGCTGGTGAAGGCGACGGCGTGGAGCGAGCAGGGTTTCTCGCCCGACGCGTGGACCGCCGAAATGATGGCGGCGATGGGCAAGTTCAACGATGAACTGCGCGATGCCGGAATCCTCGTGATGGGCGAGGGGCTGAAGCCCACCTCGCACGCCAAGCGCGTCGCGTTCGACGGGGCGGGGCGCACCGTGGTCGACGGGCCCTTCGCCAATCCGAACGAACTTGTCGCCGGCTTCTGGCTGTGGGACGTCAAGGATATGGACGAAGCCGTTGCTTGGGTGAAACGCTGCCCCAATCCCATGAAGGGGCCGAGCGAGATCGAAATCCGGCCGCTTTACGAAATGTCAGATCTCGCCTAA